The sequence AGAGAAATAGAGTTGGGCAGAAACAATTATCACAAGGTAAGGAATGCTCCAGAATATAATCAGAACCATGTCTTGATCAATATATTTGAAGAGAAATAGAGTTGGTCAGAAACAACTAAGACTAAGTATTCTccattgtttttcttccatcttaCAAGACACATTTCAATTCCAGTGTTCACCAATTCTGAACCCTTAGTATTTTGTACATACATAAAATCTTCTTGACATGTTATATGCCCACCACATTATTAGTATGTCTTTAAGAGTAGTCTCAAGTGTCAATAAAACTGCAGATGttttaagcaaagcaaaaatcatTTGTAGTTCCTAAGTGCATGTATTCAGAAATAAACCTGGACTTTGCACAGCTTCTACAGAGCCCTATCTTCAAGCTAATGTTCTACCAATCTGTAACATAAGAGTACAGATTTGCTTGTGACTTAGGGGAACTGTTCTGCAGAAATACCATTACACTACAGACTGGGAAACCGGTGACTGACTAATTTTTCTAATTCAGCAGGTCAAAGCAGCTGTTATTTTCCTGAGCTTGATCCAAGCCAGTCTCCTCAgcaacagagctgctgtgctggacatGCACAGCCTGTCCTGAAGAGGAAGCTCACTTGTACAGCCAGTGGAAGACATATACTTGCACTGATCAGGCACATCCCTCTGCCTACAGGTCCAACAACACATCACTTACTGGTCTCAAGTGGCTGCTGGGAAGGTTGAAAGCATCTGCAATTGCACATGCCATCTCATACTTAGTCATCTGTTCATTGCCAGACCAGTGAAAGGTTCCTTTTATTGATGGGTCctagagaagaaagaggaaacacAGATTGTTGCATACAGGTAAGAGATATTAGAAAAGAAAGGCCTTATAAAATcaggcctggctctgctgaATTACTAGCTGGCCTGTAAGCTCCTCTAAGGAAGAATTAGAGGAATGAGAAGTTAACACAACAAACTATTCTTGTACAGAAAAACAGTCTGCACCTGTAAAAAACAAGAAGTCTGTTCCATGAAAATCAGTGAAGAAGATATGTAAACAATCCAGGAATAGAGACATTTGATAGACATGCAAAATGCCATTTACTGACCAATGAACTGAGCATCACTGTATCGTTAGCAAATTAGATCTAACACAGTGCCTTCTGACACTCCTGTAAAATATGACCTATGCAATAAAGATTTGGCTTTTTCTTCATGAAGAAACTGAGTCCCATCTGCTTATTACTGCAACAACAGATGAGAGGAAGCACCCAGCTGGCCCTCAGGCTAATTCCTGTGCAAAAACTGTGCAGAATTACAATCCAGAAAGATCCTATCTCAAAAGGCACCTTAAAGCACCTCAGTGGTGTTCTAGAAACATCTGTACCCTTTCAGAGAACACCCAAACAGGAGCCAAGATGGGAAACTGGTGTTACATCTATCTGACCTGACTTCACATAGAGCTTGTGTCCTGTAGAATgaacaggagggaaaggagctgcCCACCCACCAAGCAGAGCCGAAGAGCTGGGGATGAGGAACTCAGCTGTTCTGTGATGTTCACTTACTCAAAAACAAGGGCAAAAGGCATCACAAACATTCTGAATGTTAAACTGCAAACCCTGTTCAAGTCCAGTCAAACTGGCCATGTCCACAGTCCATGTTTTCAAAGTTACTGTGGGCAAAAATAAAGGTggctgtttgttgtttggtATTGTTACCTTGCAAAGATGGTAATCTAAAGGTGCTGTAGTGAACAAATACAAGAAGTCCCTCAGTCCAGGGGCTTTGTTTGGCTGCTTCAGTAAGTTGTTGTTAATACAATAAATGAGTGCATCTTTGAGAATTGCATTTAACCACATGGGTTCTTCTAGTTCAAACTAGCAATTTGTAAAAGGCATATCAGAGTAAGTTCAGCATTTCTAATTCACTCCTCTATACCAGGAGACACAAGACAATTTTCAGAACGTTCTATCCCATTAGCCACTTTTGTTTCAAAGACCACAATACCCTCACAGTCGTGCAAAGATCCTGTAGTATTACAGCCAgttctttcctccctcccagcattccagaaatgcaaataatcCAGGTGATGTGCAGTTCTCAGCCGTTCAGAAGCAAAGCTGAGAACTCAAACTGATTTCACCTTGCAGAGGCTCATTTCTTGCCATTCTTACCTGCATTCTCTTCTCTGCTAGTTGTCTGCAAACAGCTGCTACATCCTTAACATTGGTAGGAAATCTCTGTTGCCAGTGGTCCATGTTGGCAGATTTATTACTGAACTGCACTTTATCAAACATAACTGTCACAGCACTTTCCTCCAGTCTTTCCACTTCTCCGTACAAGACAGGAATCCTAAGTACTGCAGTTTCTaagagaaagaatattttagatAATGAGTGGGTATAAATGCTGCAGCATAATCTGAAAAGTGGAAGTGCTAAGAAATATGCTGATCATATTAAGTATCTATAAAtcacaaataaaatgcaagtaGTATGTTGGCTCACAGAATATAATTATAATCTGTATCAAAACCAGTTCATAAACACTAAGATTATAGacattattatattattatttattttcatttatgccATTGATTTCCATAAAGTTAACAAGATTTCATGAATTGCATAAAGATGCCTGTTTGGGttagaacaaaaattaaaaaattaaaaaacccaactacTCTGTGCAGTTACTGCAGCACTCCCCATCCTCATTGGgcaaaaacaaggagaaaaattccCACCAATTACAAGTGATCATATTCAGGCAGCAATTACAAAGATTTTTCACCCATCATCCAGAAGCCTCCTGTATAAAGGAGGATATTatttaccagaaaaaaagacatgaaccttgaaataaattaaaagcttgACAAATAAGAAATAGGTTCACAGAACACAATAGTAAATAATGTTAGATTCCAGGACAGTGATTTGAGAAATTAGCAAAATGCAAGGAGAAGCATATTTCATGATGGAATACATCATACTAGTCTATCTCTGTCATGAAGACTCAAAAAGCCTCTGAGGAGAAATCCAAGGCTATGACAAATTACTTAATAGTAACAGTTttgctgaaagagaaaacaaaaaaaatcagacctgAAATTAGAAGCTGAAGTTGTCAAAACATTGCCATTCTTAATATATTTGGAGGAAAATGCTATAGCTATTGAagagacaaacagaaaaagctaacacagaaataattctcACAGAGAAGTAAACCAGAATAAGTACTtagacaagaaaaacaaacagaaaacccaacATGACATTGATTTCCTGCTGCTCTAGAAGCAGTTATTTGGTCACTCAGCCTCATGGCTAACAGCACTGAGGACCTCCTGACACTCTGTGGTTCTATAAGCATGAACATATccatatacatacatatatttataagCATGCATCCCCTTCTAAGCaaagtatcttttaaaaaaaatgttaaaccTCCACTTACTGgagatttttgcattttccaacAGAAAAGAACAGGGCAGGTCTTCACACAGCTACAGATTTGACCAATGGGATTCTACCTACACCATATCAGCACATTAGCTGTTGGAACACCAGGACATGGAAACTATTAGTATTCGTATGAATCAAGAGAACTCATATTTTCAAACTCTTTACTCAGCACCACCTTGACACTCATCCTGCTAATAATACCACTGCTGCAACCCACTGCTGCCTGACAGATCCTGCTCCAAAAGCTTATGAAACCaaactgcagtgctgagctgggggaagggTCCAGCAAGATACCCACACATACTTGGATTTGGTAAAGTCTTATCTTCATTACCAATCTAGAAAAGGGAGCAAACAGTCAAATTCAGAGATGGTATTTAATCTAGAGATGGAGTGAATAACTTGtaatttaagtttatttttacttaaatgAGACTTTTCctattgaagtatttttttacaaagtttCTTTCTTACTAATAATGCCAAATCCATCATACACAGCATATATTTACTTACTGGAAGACCATTACACTAATTTATCAATAGTTTAGTTCTCTGGTTGGAAAGCACAGAACCACAGTGAGTATGATACTGACATATCAGAAGTCTCTTCTGCATGtgtactgaaattattttcttcagatttttttataaaatacaagTGCTTCTTTTCTTATAATCTGTGACTGGACACTGACACTGCACTAACTAGAAACAGCCAAATCTCTCTTTTATAcaagaaatagattttaaattaaaggtaACATGCTCTTTTCCCTTAAgtagaatattaaaaattatgtttgtaTATTTTGTATGGCaaatttttattaagaaaagatataagaaaatttttaaaatcttgttgTTTAAAACCATAAATATGTTATAAACTCTTTAGAAAGTGCTACAAGCAGGAATTGGATGTGTGCAGGTGAGTAAAACCAAAATGGGTGGCCTGTTGGCATATGTAATAGAGCAAAATCCAAAGAGTAACAAGACTCCATGATGATTTCAGCTGTATTATTACTGAATCACAAGTCTGGTTTTCCCTTTAAGTAAACATACACTGACAATGCTTGCAATGCATCCCCATGAATAACTGCAGCTATGTATTGAATTaagtattttatcttttcttagGAACAGCAGATTCACAAGAATTCATATGAATGTCCATCAGGGAGAGACAAATAACATGAAGATTgcaagaaataagaaataaagaagaaacagataaagaagtaagaaataaaagctttagTCAAGATACAAACACGAGGAATTGCTCATGAGCAAGGAGACCAACTCCTAATCACATTCTTCTCTGAAACTCATTTCCATGGTTTTGCAACTTCATCATTGACTTAAGAGTCTACTAAGCTAATATATAACTGATTAAAAACGGAAAGCCTGTGTTAAAAATGGTTTAGTGTCTTACCTTCATTGTTTTCCAAAACTGCCTTTTCACCCTCCAGTTTGGTTTTACCATATAAATTCAGGGGATTTGGTACATCAGTCTCTTTATATGGAGGGCTTGTTCCATCAAACACATAGTCTGTACTAATGTAGATCAGAAATGCTCCAACTCCAGCTAGGAAGAAAACGTTTACagataatttatattaattcaTGCCTTCTTTGAAATCCCAATAGACCCTTAAACCAATCTCCCAAGGATCTCATCTTCCATGCACATTtactcctgctgctctgtctgctcctgGACCCTTAACAGAGTTGTGCACACTACTCCTACGGAAAACAGATCAATAGCACACTGATGGCAGAAGTGACACTTATTTGTACTCATGTCCCTGTATAAATAGATGCAGGGTTTTAACAAGACATCAGATCCATGAGATGGTCTCCTTACCTGCCTCTTTTGCTAAGTTTGCTGAAGCAGACACATTGAGCTGAGAAGCAGCATCTGGCTGACCTTCTACAACATCTGGCCTTctctcagcagcacagtgcaCTATAA is a genomic window of Ficedula albicollis isolate OC2 chromosome 13, FicAlb1.5, whole genome shotgun sequence containing:
- the MAT2B gene encoding methionine adenosyltransferase 2 subunit beta isoform X2, with product MFLFMLFREAWVASKMEDVDIPSRRVLITGATGLLGRAVFKEFNENHWNTVGCGYRRAQPRFEHVNLLDSIAVHDIVHDFQPHVIVHCAAERRPDVVEGQPDAASQLNVSASANLAKEAAGVGAFLIYISTDYVFDGTSPPYKETDVPNPLNLYGKTKLEGEKAVLENNEETAVLRIPVLYGEVERLEESAVTVMFDKVQFSNKSANMDHWQQRFPTNVKDVAAVCRQLAEKRMQDPSIKGTFHWSGNEQMTKYEMACAIADAFNLPSSHLRPITDSPVVGALRPRNAQLDCSKLEMLGIGQRTPFRTGIRESLWPFLVDKRWRQTVFH
- the MAT2B gene encoding methionine adenosyltransferase 2 subunit beta isoform X1, coding for MVGREKELRIRFAPGRCELVEEDVDIPSRRVLITGATGLLGRAVFKEFNENHWNTVGCGYRRAQPRFEHVNLLDSIAVHDIVHDFQPHVIVHCAAERRPDVVEGQPDAASQLNVSASANLAKEAAGVGAFLIYISTDYVFDGTSPPYKETDVPNPLNLYGKTKLEGEKAVLENNEETAVLRIPVLYGEVERLEESAVTVMFDKVQFSNKSANMDHWQQRFPTNVKDVAAVCRQLAEKRMQDPSIKGTFHWSGNEQMTKYEMACAIADAFNLPSSHLRPITDSPVVGALRPRNAQLDCSKLEMLGIGQRTPFRTGIRESLWPFLVDKRWRQTVFH